The sequence TCATTTGGTAAATGGAGGGAACTCCAAATTTCAAGTCATTATTGAAATTCCCAAGAAAACTAGATCTCAGGTATTCTTCATGGAACTCCGGTTTTCTATCAAAATGAGGTGCAAGATCTTGTACTTGTGTCTCAGGCTTTGGATTATTGCTACTCCTGGGTAATGCAAGAGCTGGCTGAGCATTGGCAGTAGATGGATGTGCATTGCCACCGTTTGAATTTATGTGATTACTGTTTCTCGCTGCGGGCACTTCATGGTTGTGTTTTCCCTCGTATGTTGTAATTACGAATTTCAGATTGTGGGAGGCCCTTTCCACATGCTTCCTTACTGAACAGCCCGCACTTGTACATTTGTAGTAGCTCCTATAAGATAAAGAATAAGTAGAAAGATTAATTGCATACATATTTATGATTGGAAGCAGAAGCGCTATCCAGCCATCATGAGAACTGAACATACCCCAGTATATGctcaaatgattttatgcaaccTAAATTGTGAAAATAAGGAATATGAGTTTTTAATCTTATTTGAAGAAATACACTAGACCAAGAAATGCCatcctctgtttcttttttttcctgaacTCTTCTATGGTCATAACTCAGTAGAAATCCACACAGTAGTCCAACCACtatgatgagagagagagagagagagagagagagagagagagagagagagagagagagagggagagagcatacctagggtttggatttccTTTGACAACTTTTTGCCCATACTTCCGCCAACGATAGCCATCATCAAGTATGTCGACTTCACTCTCAATTTGGACAACTACTCTTGGTTCACGGACAGCCCTGGATGCCAAACTTGGTTCAATCAAGCAGCTCTCTTTCTTCCTGGAAGGGAAAATCAATGCAGGAAAATATATCCTGGTTAGTCATGGTGGCCTGGAAATATACACCTGTAAGATAAACGGAAAACGACATACCTTCTTTTTGACTCAGACTCTTCATCATCTGCATCATCTCCAAGTGATATGCTTCCTTGGGTGGCccgatcatcatcatcatgactAGCAAGTGTGGATGAAAACTCTGGAGTTTCTGCGGATTCAAAGATACTCATGGATTTCCCTTGGGTAGTTGATAATGGATCAGAAAGGTCGGTAACAACAGATGTTGAGGATGTCCTTTCCAGACCTTCAGCCCTCCCATCATAACCAGTTTTAATATCCTTACCGGACTGAATATTTGTCCAAACTGACCCACCTTCAACTTTGACAGAGGCCCTACTTCCTTCACTCATCTCTGACGTCTcatcaaatgaaaatgatgatCCAAGTGATGCTCCAGCTCGACGATTAGGCTGAGGCATTGCATGATTATGAGGAGCTCCCTTGTAGATGATTTCTGTTATTTGACCATCAAAGGATCGTTCCACCTTTTTCTTCACCTGACAATTTGGATGCGTGCATTTATAATAGCTCCTTGGATATTCACTGCCTTTGACCTGTTTCTGCCCATACTTCCTCCAATTATATCCATCTTCTGAAGTCCTGACCATTCCTGCAGATGGGTATGACCCTCTATGCTCTCCTTCCAAAAATGGGTGGCTCCCAACGTCCTCTCCATGAATCGGTTCTTTGGGAAGTGAGTTTTGTTCACTAGCTGCGCTTGAATTAGACCGTTGCAAGTCTACGCAGTTGGCATTCAGAATCCCACTATTTAAGTTTTTAACATGGGTGGATGGATCCACAGCATAGTTCTTTGCATTAGCTTCTTCCGGAAACTCCATTGGGAATTCAAAATCTATTGGTTGTTGCTCCAAAACCAGAGATTGGTAGTCAACAGTAGATCCCTGAGGAACAATGGAAAGAAATTAATCCAAACACAATCTCACATAAAAAtcgtaaataaattactgaaTTTAGCAGCTCATCCCTATGGCAACTTATCAAAATCTACACAGGGACCATTAACATTTTGGTTTAAACAAAGTACCTTTGGACATTCATGCTTTGAAGATATGCGCGCATGTGTATCGAAGAACCATACAAAGTTGTTTCCAACAACTATGTATAAAATTACAGCTAGAGATTACGAGGAGATACTGTTTTAAGGTTTTTCATGGTtacaattgaaaatttaaatattatatttagaTATAACATAATCACTAGGTTAGTAATTAAAATACCAATATCTTGTGACGCCACATTTGGAAAAAGTAATTAgaccaaaaaagaagttaaaaaacCTCTCTCCAGCTTAAGAGTTTAATACTACTGAGTTCCAAAACATTAAGTTGAGGCATCTAATCCCTAATTATTTTTGGACGAAAGAAACATGCCATGTAACCATTACCTGATTTTCGAAACTAGAATAGCCTGGCAGATATTTGGGATTGCCCTGTCTCTTGAATGTGAAGGATGAACCAAAATCACTCCCCCTGTGACCATCTTCATGAGTTCCAGATTTCAGCACTGAACTGTCATCACTGGGAGGAAGCAACGGAAAAGTTCCGGTGGTTGGAGATGGGAGCGCCTGGAAGAATATAAGAGTTGAAGATCGCATATCAAACAGCATCAAGCAGGAATTACTAGACATCATTTAAGACTTTCCATAATTAACTTCACtcccacaccaaaaaaataaaatttcttttgtcAACTTTGTAACTATCAACGTCCACAATGTTCGTTTGCCTTCTTGGTTATGGTGATTGTCCTTTAGTTCAGCTGCCAGTCCCTTAACAAACCTCAGTTTAAACCAAGAAATTACAAAGCAGAGACTGTTATACAAAAAGTGGATCTGGAAGTGCATAATCACAAATTCAGatgttttacttttctttcttaaaaataacatattatGTTGAGAACACACTCTCAGAGAACTAGCGTACCCAACATGAGGAATGTCagttaataataattaaagagTAGCAGCAAAGTACTAAATAGAagtaaattacattttttttttccgcttGTACTTCTACCCTACTACCAATTGCATTAACCATTTCCAGCCAGACCcataaaattcacatattgAGGTTTCGTTGATCAAAATTATACGTTTCGTTGATCAGAAAATCACCAAACAAAGCCCAGATAGAATCTCACACATTTAGCTCGAttcaaaccccaaaatttaCAACAGCAAAAGAATTGCatcaaaattaccaaaaataagaaaaccccaaacgagaagaaaaaaaaacctgagAATTGGGGAGCATCATGGGGGAGTCGAGCAAAGCCGTGGGGCTGATACCAGGTGGAATAGTGAGGCAGGGGGACCTGGCAGCCGCTGCCGGCGAAGGCAAAGGGCTTGTTGTCCTAAAACGCGCCGTATTGATCCTCTCCGCATTGAATCCACACTTGGCTGCCCTCCTCTCTGCTATACTAATGGTGTTAGCACCAGGTCCACAACCTTTGGTTTTGTTCTCCGCAACGGCGTCGTCTTCTTGGTCCATGGTTCTTAAAAATCCCATCTTTATGCTCTCTTCGTCTGTTGGTTTAATAATTCCCTGTTAGAGTGACAAGAAGGCTGTGACTGTCTGCCTCTCTCTGAGTGGTGTAAGAATTGTAAAAACCCTAgctttggtttggtttcaGCTCCTCTTTGAGTAATTCTGGAGCTGAAACCTTTTTTGTTATTCtattgaatgaaatgaaatgaattgaattgaatttgaggAAATGAAAAGgcttttcaagtttcaatgTGTATTATGGTACAAACAATTATGTGTTTTCAGAGGTTCCCAAGAAGAAATGGTTTggattttgagagagagagagagagagagagagagagagttgggttcagttgtttttgtttttgttgcaggagaggagaggagaggagaggagaggaagaagaacaaaaagaagtgCCTTTGCCGGTTTGCCCGAAGAAAAGAGTGAGGGGGATCAGTCACTCTCTTAACCAAGAACAATTTCGAGTGTGGGACCCACGAAATAATCTGGCTGGCTGGCTGGCTGATGATGCgtgcacccaaaaaaaacctccTTCCTG comes from Prunus dulcis chromosome 6, ALMONDv2, whole genome shotgun sequence and encodes:
- the LOC117629885 gene encoding probable WRKY transcription factor 2 yields the protein MGFLRTMDQEDDAVAENKTKGCGPGANTISIAERRAAKCGFNAERINTARFRTTSPLPSPAAAARSPCLTIPPGISPTALLDSPMMLPNSQALPSPTTGTFPLLPPSDDSSVLKSGTHEDGHRGSDFGSSFTFKRQGNPKYLPGYSSFENQGSTVDYQSLVLEQQPIDFEFPMEFPEEANAKNYAVDPSTHVKNLNSGILNANCVDLQRSNSSAASEQNSLPKEPIHGEDVGSHPFLEGEHRGSYPSAGMVRTSEDGYNWRKYGQKQVKGSEYPRSYYKCTHPNCQVKKKVERSFDGQITEIIYKGAPHNHAMPQPNRRAGASLGSSFSFDETSEMSEGSRASVKVEGGSVWTNIQSGKDIKTGYDGRAEGLERTSSTSVVTDLSDPLSTTQGKSMSIFESAETPEFSSTLASHDDDDRATQGSISLGDDADDEESESKRRKKESCLIEPSLASRAVREPRVVVQIESEVDILDDGYRWRKYGQKVVKGNPNPRSYYKCTSAGCSVRKHVERASHNLKFVITTYEGKHNHEVPAARNSNHINSNGGNAHPSTANAQPALALPRSSNNPKPETQVQDLAPHFDRKPEFHEEYLRSSFLGNFNNDLKFGVPSIYQMKYPLQNTMPYSSFGLHANHGVTHQAGSVVPDFPISLPLNLPPSGNLPLSGFDFNNGKSVCPVQPYFSGQQLQEDDVRFLKPKQEQKDDNLYDACLPIIDQANASLSSSSSSSLLYQRIMGGYPS